A section of the Pseudomonas prosekii genome encodes:
- a CDS encoding alpha/beta hydrolase codes for MMLRVLVLSLTLFTGFAQATVLQRPISLITGTGELFGSLLLPKSDTPVPVVLIISGSGPTDRDGNNPDGGRNDSLKRLAWVLAKHNIASVRYDKRGVAASLAATPDERNLSVEAYVADAEAWGQKLKADPRFGPLILLGHSEGALIATLAAPSVDASAVISMSGSARPVDQVLRQQLSNRLPPPLMLRSNELLDSLKAGRTDENVPPQLQVIFRPSVQPYLISLFRQDPAAAFAKLKMPALIVQGTNDIQVGVGDAKLLKEAKPDAELAVIEGMNHVMRIVPNDVKRQLASYKDPQLPLAAELGARILGFIDGLRTR; via the coding sequence GTTCTAGTCTTGAGCCTTACCCTGTTTACCGGCTTCGCCCAGGCCACTGTCCTACAGCGGCCAATCAGTTTGATCACCGGCACCGGGGAGCTTTTCGGCTCCCTGCTGTTGCCTAAATCCGACACGCCTGTGCCCGTTGTCCTGATCATTTCCGGCTCCGGTCCTACAGATCGCGACGGCAATAATCCGGATGGCGGACGCAACGACAGCCTCAAACGGCTGGCGTGGGTGTTGGCCAAACACAATATTGCCAGCGTGCGCTACGACAAGCGCGGCGTCGCGGCGAGCCTTGCCGCGACCCCGGACGAGCGCAATCTGTCGGTGGAAGCCTACGTTGCCGACGCCGAAGCCTGGGGCCAGAAGCTCAAGGCTGATCCGCGTTTTGGCCCGTTGATTCTGCTGGGCCACAGCGAAGGCGCATTGATCGCCACGCTGGCGGCGCCGAGTGTCGATGCGTCGGCGGTGATTTCCATGTCCGGCAGCGCGCGCCCGGTTGACCAAGTGTTGCGTCAGCAATTGAGCAATCGCCTGCCGCCACCGCTGATGCTGCGCAGCAATGAATTGCTCGACAGCCTCAAGGCCGGGCGCACCGACGAAAATGTCCCGCCACAATTGCAGGTGATTTTCCGTCCGAGCGTGCAGCCCTACCTGATTTCATTGTTCCGTCAGGACCCGGCCGCCGCGTTTGCCAAACTGAAAATGCCGGCGCTTATCGTTCAGGGCACCAACGATATCCAGGTCGGCGTCGGTGACGCCAAGCTGCTCAAGGAAGCCAAACCGGACGCCGAACTGGCGGTGATTGAAGGCATGAACCACGTGATGCGCATCGTCCCCAACGACGTGAAGCGGCAATTGGCCTCGTACAAGGACCCGCAATTGCCGCTGGCCGCCGAACTGGGTGCGCGCATCCTTGGGTTTATTGACGGACTTCGCACCCGTTAA
- the prmB gene encoding 50S ribosomal protein L3 N(5)-glutamine methyltransferase has product MITSRLRTLRDHIRWAVSRFHGEDLFFGHGTDNAWDEARQLVLGSLHLPWEIADSYLDCALEDDELVKLQRLLKRRIEERIPTAYLLGEAWFCGMSFIVDERVLIPRSPIGELIEKRFAPWLGNDPARILDLCTGSGCIGIACAYEFQNAEVVLADLSFEALEVANQNIERHGVDERVYTVQGDGFDGLPGQRFDLIVSNPPYVDAEDFADMPDEYQHEPELGLACGEDGLNLVRRMLAEAADHLTEKGLLIVEVGNSQVHVEALYPEVDFAWLDFERGGHGVFMLTAEQCREHQAVFASRV; this is encoded by the coding sequence GTGATCACTTCCCGACTTCGTACCCTGCGCGACCATATCCGTTGGGCCGTCAGCCGCTTCCATGGGGAGGATCTGTTTTTCGGCCATGGGACCGACAACGCCTGGGACGAAGCCCGTCAACTGGTGTTGGGTTCGCTGCACTTGCCGTGGGAAATCGCCGACAGCTACCTCGATTGCGCGTTGGAAGACGACGAGCTGGTCAAGCTGCAACGGCTGCTCAAGCGCCGCATCGAGGAGCGCATTCCCACCGCTTACCTGTTGGGCGAGGCCTGGTTCTGCGGCATGTCGTTCATCGTTGACGAGCGTGTGCTGATCCCGCGTTCACCGATTGGTGAGCTGATCGAAAAGCGCTTTGCGCCTTGGCTGGGCAACGATCCGGCACGCATTCTCGACCTCTGCACCGGTTCCGGTTGCATCGGCATTGCCTGTGCCTACGAGTTCCAGAACGCCGAAGTGGTGCTGGCCGATCTGTCGTTCGAAGCGCTCGAAGTGGCGAACCAGAACATCGAGCGCCACGGCGTCGATGAGCGCGTGTACACGGTTCAGGGCGATGGTTTTGATGGTTTGCCGGGGCAACGTTTCGACTTGATCGTGTCGAACCCGCCTTACGTCGATGCCGAAGATTTCGCCGACATGCCGGATGAATACCAGCACGAACCGGAGCTGGGCCTGGCGTGTGGTGAGGATGGTTTGAACCTGGTGCGCCGGATGCTCGCCGAAGCGGCGGATCACCTGACCGAGAAGGGTTTGTTGATTGTCGAAGTGGGCAACAGCCAGGTTCACGTTGAAGCGCTATACCCGGAAGTCGATTTCGCCTGGCTCGATTTCGAGCGCGGCGGGCATGGCGTGTTCATGCTGACAGCGGAGCAATGCCGCGAGCATCAGGCCGTCTTCGCGTCCCGCGTCTGA